The genomic stretch GGAGCGGCCGTCGCTTCGGTCGTCGTGGCGAACCACCCCGTGCCCGTCGCCTGCGTCGGCGTGCAGGACGTCTTCGGCGAGAGCGGCGAGGCGGAGGAAATCCTGCGGAAATACGGGCTCACCTCGGACCGAATCGTCGAGGCGGCGCGCGGCGTGCTGAAGCGTCGGGGCATGTAGTCCGCATTCCCGCGGCGTGCACCGGGAGTCGGGTTGCCTCTACCGTCGCCGCCGTCGCGCCTTGGGCTTCGGCTTGCGACTCGGCGCCTTCGCGCGGCTCGCGGGCTCGCTCTTCTGAGGTCCCTGGTTCGAGTAGGTCGTGACGGTCGCGAAGCCCGCTTTGTTCTCCCACGCCATGTCGAAGTCGCCGTCGTTCAGGGACCACCGCGCGATATTCGTCACGAACGCGTCCTTGAAATTGATGCCGCCGGGGAGGAGGATCTCTCCCGAGAAGTCCGCGCCGGTGACGGGGTTCTTGATGTGTTTGCTCCGGACCTCGCCGATGCCCGCGACGGTGAACCAGCTGTCGTACCCGTCGTAGTGGAAGTCGATCGCCGCGTTCCCCGTCGGCAGGACCTTGGAGAATGTCTTCGGGAAGATCTCGAACACGCCGCCGCCGTGCCTCCCGGCGGTGATTTCCTCGATCGCGCG from Thermoplasmata archaeon encodes the following:
- a CDS encoding DUF1326 domain-containing protein; amino-acid sequence: MTNWKFEAEYVQSCNCDYGCPCNFNALPTRGNCEALVAWRIRKGNFDGTKLDGVKFAWGVWWPRAIHMGNGTARLYVDPSATSEQRRAIEEITAGRHGGGVFEIFPKTFSKVLPTGNAAIDFHYDGYDSWFTVAGIGEVRSKHIKNPVTGADFSGEILLPGGINFKDAFVTNIARWSLNDGDFDMAWENKAGFATVTTYSNQGPQKSEPASRAKAPSRKPKPKARRRRR